Proteins encoded by one window of Arachis hypogaea cultivar Tifrunner chromosome 1, arahy.Tifrunner.gnm2.J5K5, whole genome shotgun sequence:
- the LOC112792407 gene encoding uncharacterized protein, with the protein MALENLPLIIKLKVSSKRKLDVNESVEVRSMEEGFQGSWHPGKVVHSGRLQRHVKYDNILLDDEVNYLVEKVTVPKVLDGDSDSSNCNIRGWIRPVPPKREFESRELKFGLCVDVYHEEAWWEGVIFDHCDEKPERSVYFPDLGDEMKIGVHQMRITYDWNEVTGDWQSRGNWVFLEVLEEYERKMFISVSVKQVWYDVRTKKDFAKIREWTFNEKESWKEMVMEVVDDYLRLTLGEVCSSLDLPRSLLRETPEMESVESTANVDFNQEVDMANSLDVANSAGQLSSICITTAYCDGTSDNVFGSDDGIAELPMEEGESSNLLNAVQKWPTIQDHGLKTVPQKEVSVQKEVIFSRRKHTKLRSSTQQWEPLRLSDVELCPDAIEEYAQAAKRACPEKARKHLAYLGWEIEWTKHKASYRYRYRSPDKKGVYYSLSRVCKYVAQNSDMNPLPSQNDQSMMQLTANNHLEPILIDQSEKSQDLNDQSAMQLRDDNHLAPILIDQSEKSHDLSILPPVVSSLVDEVADEPEFCPQAVLEYSLNRSAMRGPDMKVGRSKAKRHLLAEGWSYHYANPRNKRQGFVYIPPDKGRNLPTLHAACLYCIEQNVAKWTKLGMQPLNAQDNVDQVWSANLLQKASQWLDCMVPPTEVITSSESNHSRKRKLLNNTKPSLSKHQRNRLPRRVLRSNKRVQKVSTPSLSHQKPQNVLSWLIDNNILLPRSKVSYKPKGRLCLAEGRITSDGIKCNCCLKVYSLSGFESHASGYSTRRPAASIILEDGRSLLDCLIKTVEDHMTREAMAKPPKYFHEGENDNICSVCHYGGNLILCDQCPSSFHVTCLADEVIPEGDWFCPSCRCAVCGKSDIKEKEGDFLVCIQCEHKYHFKCLRTKYATNSRRYSKNWFCGSDCKKIYLGLHKLLGEPVSVGINNLTWTLVKYINSESSDPCTTKGYLLPESYSKLNVALSVMHECFEPLKDPSSTRDLTEDVLFSRWSTLNRLNFHGFYTVLLERNEELISAATVRVYGKKVAELPLIGTRLQYRRHGMCRIMMNELEKRLMQLGVERLVLPAVPSVVDTWTGSFGFVKMTKFERLQFLDNTFLDFQDTIMCQKLLKIPSPESVLLIESQQSTQHILPGNKLNFDADLISEVLHQAKETDEGKRENSQIHNNCAGSNDHCSNGAIDIEQVTPVNKPSPEDQQWQNDPQSSIVTQADSNNGSPYKCYYKRRKYTKF; encoded by the exons atggcattggaaaaTCTTCCTTTGATCATAAAGCTTAAAGTTTCTTCCAAACGAAAGCTTGACGTAAATGAAAGCGTGGAG GTCAGGAGCATGGAGGAAGGCTTTCAGGGATCATGGCACCCGGGGAAAGTTGTCCATTCTGGGAGGCTGCAGCGCCATGTCAAATATGATAACATATTACTTGATGATGAGGTGAATTACCTTGTGGAAAAGGTGACTGTTCCGAAGGTATTGGATGGCGATAGCGACTCTTCAAATTGCAACATTCGTGGTTGGATTAGGCCGGTGCCTCCTAAGAGGGAATTTGAAAGTAGGGAACTTAAATTTGGTCTGTGCGTTGATGTGTACCATGAAGAAGCTTGGTGGGAAGGGGTTATATTTGATCACTGTGATGAAAAGCCAGAGAGGAGTGTATATTTTCCGGATTTGGGTGATGAGATGAAGATTGGAGTTCATCAAATGCGGATAACTTATGATTGGAATGAGGTTACTGGGGACTGGCAGTCGAGAGGGAACTGGGTTTTTCTTGAAGTTCTTGAGGAGTATGAGAGGAAGATGTTTATTTCAGTTTCAGTGAAGCAAGTTTGGTATGATGTAAGGACCAAAAAGGACTTCGCCAAGATTAGGGAATGGACTTTTAATGAGAAAGAGTCATGGAAAGAAATGGTAATGGAGGTAGTTGATGATTACTTAAGGCTTACACTGGGAGAAGTTTGCTCCTCTTTAGATCTTCCAAGGAGTTTATTGAGAGAAACACCGGAGATGGAGTCGGTTGAATCTACCGCTAATGTTGACTTCAATCAGGAAGTTGATATGGCCAACTCTTTGGATGTTGCGAATTCTGCTGGCCAGTTGAGTAGCATTTGTATCACAACTGCTTATTGTGATGGTACCTCTGATAATGTGTTTGGTTCTGATGATGGGATTGCTGAACTCCCTATGGAAGAAGGTGAGTCATCAAATTTGTTGAACGCTGTTCAAAAGTGGCCTACCATTCAGGATCATGGGCTCAAAACTGTCCCTCAGAAAGAAGTTTCAGTGCAGAAAGAAGTAATATTTAGTAGAAGAAAACATACAAAGCTTCGCAGTTCAACTCAACAGTGGGAACCTCTCAGATTGTCTGACGTTGAGTTATGTCCTGATGCTATTGAAGAATATGCACAGGCAGCTAAAAGAGCTTGCCCAGAAAAAGCACGAAAACATCTTGCGTATCTTGGATGGGAAATTGAGTGGACAAAGCATAAAGCAAGCTATAGGTATAGATATAGGTCGCCTGATAAAAAGGGTGTTTACTACTCTCTCAGTCGGGTTTGTAAGTATGTGGCACAGAACTCGGACATGAACCCTTTGCCGTCCCAAAATGATCAGAGTATGATGCAACTTACAGCTAACAATCATCTTGAACCTATTCTTATTGATCAATCAGAAAAGAGTCAGGATCTAAATGATCAGAGTGCGATGCAACTTAGAGATGACAATCATCTTGCACCTATTCTTATTGATCAATCAGAAAAGAGTCATGATCTAAGTATTTTGCCACCAGTTGTGTCGTCTCTTGTGGATGAAGTTGCAGATGAACCTGAGTTTTGTCCTCAAGCTGTTTTAGAATATAGCTTGAATAGATCTGCAATGCGAGGGCCTGACATGAAAGTGGgtaggtccaaagcaaaaaggcATCTATTGGCTGAAGGATGGAGCTATCACTATGCAAACCCAAGAAATAAAAGACAAGGATTTGTGTATATCCCTCCAGACAAGGGAAGAAATCTCCCAACACTCCATGCAGCTTGCCTTTATTGTATTGAACAAAATGTTGCTAAATGGACCAAGCTCGGAATGCAACCTTTGAATGCACAGGATAATGTTGACCAGGTTTGGAGTGCCAATTTATTGCAGAAAGCGTCCCAATGGCTGGATTGCATGGTACCTCCCACAGAAGTCATAACTTCAAGTGAATCAAACCATAGTCGGAAGCGGAAACTCTTGAACAATACAAAGCCCAGCTTATCTAAGCACCAAAGAAATAGATTACCTCGACGCGTGCTGCGATCAAATAAAAGGGTGCAAAAGGTGTCTACCCCTTCTTTGTCACACCAGAAACCTCAGAATGTACTCTCTTGGTTGATAGACAACAACATTCTGTTGCCAAGGTCTAAGGTTTCTTACAAGCCAAAAGGCAGGCTCTGTTTAGCTGAAGGGAGAATAACCAGTGATGGAATCAAGTGTAATTGTTGTTTGAAAGTATATAGTCTTTCTGGCTTTGAAAGTCATGCTAGTGGCTATAGCACACGCAGACCGGCTGCAAGTATTATTTTAGAAGATGGTAGATCACTATTAGATTGCCTGATAAAAACGGTGGAAGATCATATGACAAGGGAAGCTATGGCAAAACCACCAAAATATTTTCATGAAGGCGAGAATGACAATATTTGTTCTGTTTGCCACTATGGTGGGAATCTAATTTTATGCGATCAATGTCCATCTTCATTTCATGTGACATGTCTAGCTGATGAG GTCATTCCTGAAGGTGACTGGTTTTGCCCATCATGTCGATGTGCAGTTTGTGGCAAAAGTGACATAAAAGAAAAGGAGGGAGATTTCCTTGTTTGCATTCAGTGTGAACATAAAT ATCACTTTAAGTGCCTCAGAACTAAATATGCAACTAACTCGAGAAGATATAGTAAAAACTGGTTCTGCGGAAGCGACTGTAAAAAG ATATATTTAGGTCTCCATAAGCTACTAGGAGAGCCAGTTTCAGTGGGCATTAacaatctaacttggacattggtGAAATATATAAACTCCGAGAGTAGTGATCCGTGTACTACTAAAGGTTACTTATTGCCAGAAAGTTACAGCAAACTCAATGTTGCACTCTCAGTGATGCATGAATGTTTTGAGCCTCTAAAGGATCCTTCGTCTACCAGAGATCTCACGGAAGATGTTTTATTCAGTCGATG GTCAACACTTAATCGATTGAATTTCCATGGTTTCTATACCGTACTTCTGGAGAGAAATGAAGAACTGATAAGTGCAGCAACTGTTAG GGTTTATGGAAAGAAGGTAGCAGAATTGCCTCTTATTGGAACCAGATTACAGTATCGTCGACATGGAATGTGCCGCATTATGATGAATGAGCTTGAAAAG AGGCTCATGCAGTTGGGAGTGGAGAGACTCGTTTTGCCTGCTGTTCCTAGTGTTGTAGATACATGGACTGGTTCTTTTGGCTTTGTAAAGATGACAAAATTTGAGAGGTTGCAATTCTTGGACAATACTTTTTTAGATTTTCAGGATACCATCATGTGCCAGAAGCTACTGAAGATTCCATCTCCAGAATCGGTTTTGTTAATAG AGTCCCAACAAAGTACACAGCATATTTTGCCtggaaacaaattaaattttgacgCTGATCTGATATCTGAAGTATTACACCAAGCAAAAGAAACTGACGAAGGAAAGAGAGAGAATTCACAAATCCACAA TAATTGTGCTGGAAGCAATGATCATTGCAGTAATGGTGCCATTGACATTGAGCAAGTCACACCG GTAAATAAACCAAGTCCTGAGGATCAACAGTGGCAGAATGATCCACAGAGCTCTATTGTAACACAAGCTGACAGTAATAATGGCTCACCATATAAGTGCTACTACAAAAGAAGGAAATACACAAAGTTTTAG